From the genome of Astyanax mexicanus isolate ESR-SI-001 chromosome 3, AstMex3_surface, whole genome shotgun sequence:
ttattttatattgactCTCGCAGTTTATCTGCTGATTATTTGCTGTAATTCTGTTGTAATTTCTGTTATATGTGCGAACAAGTCTCTGCATGAGCCGATGTACATTTTCATCGCTGCTTTACTCTGTAATTCTCTCTGTGGGACGACGGCTTTTTATCCTAAACTGCTGATTGATTTACTGTCTGAAACTCGTCTGATTTCTCTGGAATCCTGTATTTTACAGTCGTTTTTAATCTATACTTATGGAGCTTCAGAGTTTACACTGTTATCAGCTATGGCCTATGATAGATACGTTTCTATATGTAAACCTTTACAATATGCAACTCTTGTGAACATGTCTACAGTTAGAAAACTCTTATTTATCTGCTGGTTTTTGCCCTCCTGTGAGGTTGGAATAGCAGATATTCTCACTTATCAGGTGAAGCTGTGTAAATTTCAGCTCCACAGAATCTACTGTAATAACAGCGCTCTTCTGAAGCTGAGCTGTGGAGATACGACTGTGAGAAATTCATACGGACTCTTCGTTTTAGTCATCGCTGTTTTTCCACCTGTAATATTCGTCGTTTACTCCTATATAAGAATTTTAACCGTCTGTTTGAAGAATTCGAGAGAATTCAGGAGAAAAGCTCTGAAAACCTGCTTCCCTCATCTCATCATCTTCACTAATTTCTCTGTTACCTCCTGTTTTGAGGTGATTAACGGCAGATTAGAAGGGAATATTCCTCATTTACTGACTATGATCTTATCAATAGAAAATCTGATCGTCGCCCCTCTGATACATCCTGTAATTTACGGGCTTAAACTGCAGGAGATTTTCAACAGGATCAAAAGAATGTTCTGGAAAAAGAGCAACCAAATATCATTTTAGATTCATATATACTAATTCCCTTCATTTTATAatgtatacagtacagtacattcctgctgtactgaactgcacacatgatttgtttttttaaccTACCTGTAAATTGTCAGCTTTTtactgtagtatatatatatatatatatatatatatatatatcgtcacCGTGTCCATTTTTCTccattttactaaataatttgaacagacaaagtgtccctcacactgtgtcaaaatttattgatTAAcggccaatagaaattctccaaaatgacctgaaataaactctttttacattgacttccattgaaagtttgcaaggttttttctctcttctgtaaagttgctgttttggagataagtgtttttcattggtcagcaacgatatatatatatatatatatataatttttataatgctttaaaattaaatttttttattttttatgatttatttttcatataaACTAATTCCCTTCATTTTATGGGTGATTCTTAGAATTTGTGCACTTTTAGAGTCCCGggtcatatttttaaaaagaattgCAATTTTGGACAAATACCTCTTTCTGTAGGGaaatagtgataaaaaaaaaactcttataaaAATGTaccaccttttaaatatgatttttcaatactttttttaatcCACTCGAAAGTTACAAAATCACTATTTTCTCCTTGTCTCACCCCCAGAGTTTCAAATTTCCACTatgaaaaaaaggttaaaaatataatttatatgagAATGGTTAATGCAGCTGTAGTAAggaatactgaaataaataaaatatataaaagtatttgATTTGAGTCCACTGTCAATATTATTCTTCATACAAAATATACCTGTCTCACAGCATTGGCATCATTTCCACCACAATGCCTACTTTCGCTTTTAAAAAGTTGAAAGATTGGTGAAAGATTGTTCAGGTTGTTTCCATGGAAATGTAAAGTGACATCAGAGCACATGTTGGACTTGGAAGCCACTTCCATTTTCCACTCAAAACTGTTGAAGAAAATACAAGGTAAATATTGCTTGATCAGCAAATATAATAATTGTATGTCATTTCCAAACATGCTGTAGTTCCATTGTTGTTTTGAAAAAGATCACAAATTTAACATGAAAAGCTTTATTTTGCATGCATGAAATGCTAACTATCAATTCAAAGCTAATCAGTAGAGCCGTCatccattttttattaaaaaaacagtggaaATGTAATTTCCACCACAGTCATTTCCTACACACTTCCCTCTGTGGTGGAAATGACATTTCAGAATATAGATATGAGTGATATAGattgttttttaagtaaataaattaatttaataggccctatacttttactatatactatacatactttatactatatatataatttagatgTTGGCTTTCACTAAAGTGCACAGGTGTGGTTGGTTTTTACATGGTGTTGTAAATGAAGttgaataattaatgttttttctaataaatatatatacgttTTCTCTATGTGTTTAGTCATTGTCATTTCCATCACagcacatatttttcacaaaatttCCAAAAATGAGTCAGCTCtgattaaaatcatatttacatttattgatgACTTGCATTACTTtatgtaacaaaacaaattatttattatttacaatttCACACTGTGAAAAATGTACAGTTCAGCATTTTGATCCTTAGAACAGTTAATTTAGGTCATTCAGAAATGAATTATTGTTGTAAATAGCAGTAACTGGTACAAATAGTTAAACTAATGGTTCTAGAAAATTCTAGGATGTTTAAATTAGTgcagtgtttatttatatgtgttaAATGAAATGTGGTGGAAATGACGTTTGTTTATTCCGGgtcagataaaatgtaaaaaataacaattgtCTTGTAAATTTATCTCAATACTACAATGGTTATTTAAACATATGAAGCTGTGTGAGTTGAATTTGTATAATGTTTTACATTAAGGTACACATAATCTAAGAATCACCCTCATAatgtatacagtacagtacattccTGCTTGAAATCGGGTTAAATCAGCAcacctgattttttttatcttacctgTAAATTGTCAGCTTTTTACTGTAGTATGTGTCTGTCAGATTAAAGAAAACCTGAAAGgaggatttatatatatatatatatcttcacttatctccatttttgtcgatttttagtttactacataataacTACATAATAAGACAAACTGTGCCAATATTTCTTGattaacggaccaatagaaattctccaaaatgacctgaaataaactctttttacattgacttccattgaaagtttgcaaggttttttctctcttctgtaaagttgctgttttggaggtaaGGGTTTTTCATTGTTCAGCGacgatataaatataaatatatatatatatgtttctcatttttataatgctaaataaaataaaaaataaaatttctcaAGTGTAAAGGTCAAATCTGAATtctttaaaatctaaaatatacaaaacattataatttatttaatttaagtgtatatattttacaagAACAATGCTCATTAATCAATTAGAGAAAAATATATCATTGTAAATGAGAGTAAATGAGTTATccctaatatatttaatttaaatgtaataagTTATTAAtagtagtttttaatgttttttttgttgctttataTGATATATAGAGTTTTTTTACATAGTGTAATTATATTTTCCATTATGGTATTGTttgtttctatttaaaaaaatataaaaataaaaaactaaaatgaactgaactagaTGTTTATTCAGCAACTTGCACTGATCTTATATGTGTTTTCGTATATTGTACAGGTGATATAGACCCTGTTGAATGAATGTGTTACTGTATGTTGAACCTCAATAATGAGTTTAATTCTAACGTCcagtaaaatattatattgttatattataggaatgatatatttttttgctgtatATGAAACAGAAGAACA
Proteins encoded in this window:
- the LOC103038423 gene encoding olfactory receptor 6N2-like produces the protein MMDYYNNNVTYYISLDGHVELERYRYVYFILTLAVYLLIICCNSVVISVICANKSLHEPMYIFIAALLCNSLCGTTAFYPKLLIDLLSETRLISLESCILQSFLIYTYGASEFTLLSAMAYDRYVSICKPLQYATLVNMSTVRKLLFICWFLPSCEVGIADILTYQVKLCKFQLHRIYCNNSALLKLSCGDTTVRNSYGLFVLVIAVFPPVIFVVYSYIRILTVCLKNSREFRRKALKTCFPHLIIFTNFSVTSCFEVINGRLEGNIPHLLTMILSIENLIVAPLIHPVIYGLKLQEIFNRIKRMFWKKSNQISF